One stretch of Nitrospirota bacterium DNA includes these proteins:
- the gcvH gene encoding glycine cleavage system protein GcvH, producing MYPDDLRYHKDHMWLRAKGNKAEVGITHYAQEQLGDIVYVELPAKGSDVKMNAVIGEIESTKTTSAIEAPVGGRIIETNNALDDTPEVINEDPYGKGWIAVIEMGNVEEVNLLMDSKEYQDYIEEVK from the coding sequence ATGTATCCGGATGATTTAAGGTATCACAAAGATCACATGTGGCTTCGTGCAAAAGGCAATAAGGCGGAAGTCGGGATCACGCATTATGCCCAGGAACAACTTGGAGACATCGTGTATGTCGAACTTCCAGCGAAAGGTTCCGACGTTAAGATGAACGCAGTCATTGGTGAGATAGAATCCACCAAGACCACATCTGCAATAGAGGCGCCTGTAGGAGGCAGGATCATTGAAACAAATAATGCCCTTGATGATACCCCTGAAGTCATCAATGAAGACCCTTACGGAAAGGGATGGATTGCAGTAATTGAGATGGGCAATGTTGAAGAGGTTAATCTCTTAATGGATTCCAAAGAATATCAGGATTATATTGAAGAGGTTAAGTAG
- the ndk gene encoding nucleoside-diphosphate kinase, whose amino-acid sequence MERTLSLIKPDGVRRNLIGEVIKRFESNSLKVVAAKMLWLSKKEADGFYIVHKERPFYDSLTTYMSSGPIIAMVLEGENAIRKNRDLMGATNPADAAKGTIRGDFGEGIEHNVVHGSDSQASADFEIPYFFGSMEIY is encoded by the coding sequence ATGGAGCGGACGCTTTCACTTATTAAACCGGATGGAGTCAGAAGGAACCTTATAGGAGAAGTGATAAAACGTTTTGAGTCGAATAGTCTTAAGGTGGTTGCTGCGAAGATGCTATGGCTTTCAAAGAAAGAGGCGGATGGTTTCTACATTGTTCACAAAGAGAGGCCTTTTTATGACAGCCTGACCACCTATATGTCATCAGGGCCGATAATTGCCATGGTCCTTGAAGGAGAGAATGCCATAAGGAAGAACAGGGATCTGATGGGGGCGACGAATCCGGCAGACGCTGCAAAGGGAACCATAAGGGGTGACTTTGGTGAAGGCATAGAGCACAATGTAGTTCATGGTTCAGATTCACAGGCATCCGCAGATTTTGAAATACCATATTTCTTTGGGAGTATGGAAATTTATTGA
- a CDS encoding sigma-54-dependent Fis family transcriptional regulator, translating into MEDKRLKILVIDDDQSMRELLETILKDRYIVFTAASGGAGLRTLEQKYIDIVLLDLKLPDMDGLEVLKAIKDKYSDIEVMVISVLKDIDVVVRAMKLGAYNYVTKDFNPDELLTLIDRLRDHMECTKERFYLRSEVEQLSASEMIIGQSAVMRDTYDTLSKIAQLPSTILLLGDTGTGKKVMARHIHRMSNLGDKPFVTVDLSSIPENLMESTLFGHEKGAFTGAVKQKYGKIELADGGTLFLDEIGCLKYEIQSKLLRLIQDKEIERVGSNRTVKVDVRLIIATNVDLADAVKKGTFREDLYYRINVVPVRLPPLRERTEDIPELVRCFMNKYSKSFRKDVNKITDTALSILMNYKWPGNIRELENLMERLVAIADNDFISQEDIPVDYYINEKVKAETEEGLLDRACKTFERNFILKTLEQERWSRTRTANILGIPISTLKYKFNRLDIYNVLAQRKKLSRRSRIIRGGANA; encoded by the coding sequence ATGGAAGACAAAAGGCTTAAAATATTGGTGATTGATGATGACCAGAGTATGCGTGAACTTCTGGAAACTATCCTGAAAGACAGATACATAGTATTTACAGCCGCCAGCGGAGGCGCGGGTCTGAGGACCCTGGAACAGAAATATATTGATATAGTTCTGCTGGATCTTAAACTTCCTGACATGGATGGTCTTGAGGTTTTGAAGGCAATTAAAGACAAGTATTCTGATATAGAGGTCATGGTTATATCAGTCCTGAAAGATATTGATGTGGTTGTCCGGGCCATGAAGCTTGGGGCATATAACTATGTAACCAAGGATTTCAACCCGGATGAGCTGTTGACTCTTATTGACAGGTTGCGTGATCACATGGAGTGTACTAAGGAGCGCTTCTATCTGAGAAGTGAAGTGGAACAACTGTCTGCATCGGAAATGATAATTGGTCAGAGCGCGGTTATGCGTGATACATATGATACGTTAAGTAAGATTGCACAGCTTCCCTCCACTATATTACTTCTTGGAGACACAGGCACAGGCAAGAAGGTCATGGCAAGGCACATTCACAGGATGAGCAATCTGGGAGATAAACCGTTTGTTACTGTTGACCTGTCGTCTATCCCTGAGAATCTTATGGAGAGCACGCTTTTTGGCCATGAAAAAGGCGCTTTTACCGGTGCAGTAAAACAGAAGTATGGAAAGATAGAGCTTGCAGACGGAGGCACCCTTTTTCTGGATGAGATAGGATGCCTTAAGTACGAAATACAAAGTAAGTTATTGCGGCTTATCCAGGATAAGGAGATTGAGCGTGTTGGCAGCAACAGAACGGTCAAAGTGGATGTCAGGCTGATTATTGCCACGAATGTTGACCTTGCTGATGCCGTAAAAAAAGGTACCTTCCGCGAAGACCTGTACTACAGGATCAATGTTGTCCCGGTCAGGCTGCCCCCGTTAAGGGAGCGTACAGAGGATATACCTGAGCTTGTCCGGTGTTTCATGAATAAATACAGCAAGAGTTTCAGAAAAGATGTAAATAAGATCACAGATACAGCCCTGAGTATATTAATGAATTATAAGTGGCCAGGGAATATTCGTGAGCTTGAAAACCTGATGGAGCGGCTTGTTGCTATTGCTGATAATGATTTCATATCGCAGGAAGACATTCCGGTTGATTATTATATCAATGAAAAGGTTAAAGCCGAGACTGAAGAGGGTCTGCTGGACCGGGCGTGCAAGACGTTTGAGAGGAATTTCATTTTAAAAACCCTTGAACAGGAGAGGTGGAGCAGGACGAGGACGGCAAATATCCTTGGCATTCCGATTAGTACGCTTAAGTATAAATTTAACAGGCTTGATATATATAACGTCCTTGCTCAGAGGAAGAAACTGTCGAGAAGGTCGCGAATTATCAGGGGGGGTGCTAACGCATGA